GCCCGTCGTACATCGTCATCAGCGCCCCCTCGATCTGCAGCGTCGGGTTCAGATGCTCCTGCACGAGGCGGATCGTGTTCATCAGCTGGCCGAGTCCCTCGAGGGCGTAGTACTCGCACTGGACGGGGATGATCACGCTGTGCGCCGCCGTCAGCGCATTCACGGTGAGCAGCCCGAGCGACGGCGGGCAGTCGACGAGGATGTAGGCGTAATCATCGAGCACCGGGGCCAGCGCCGCGCGCAGGCGCGTCTCCCGCGACATCACCGACACCAGCTCGACCTCCGCCCCCACCAGGGCGATCGATGAAGGCGCCAGGTGGAGGTACGAGAGCTCCGTCTCCCGCAGCACCTCGCGCAGCGTCGCCGAGCCGAGCAGGACGTCGTAGATTGATGTCTCGATTGTTCGTTTGTCGAATCCGAACCCGCTGGTGGAGTTTGCCTGCGGGTCCATGTCGATCAGGCAGGTTTTCAATTCGGCCGCGGCCAGGCAGGAACTGAGATTCACCGCCGTGGTCGTTTTGCCCACGCCGCCCTTTTGATTCGCGATCGCGATAATTCTGGCCAAGCAACAATCCTTGTTGACGATATCCACACACTCGAAAACCGAATACTATGCGCAGAGACCCTCAGAATCAACTAAAATGTGAAAGAGTCACTCAGGTTTTCTCGTAACTATCGTGGCCGTGTGGAAATCCCGCCCCCCGCCGGCGGTGAATCGCAGTTGTCTGGTCAGAAATCTGGAGGAATCAGCCGAGATATCGGCCAGTGCATAGTAGACGAAATCTCCGCCCGGCGCCAACAGCGGAAGGATTCGCGCGGCCAGTCGGTCGGTGAGCCGCACCAACCGAAGCGTGATCAGATCGCATGATCCTTCCTTAAGGACGAGCGACTCGAACGATTCAGTGCAAATCTCCGCCCGAAGCTGCAGCTCCATCAGTATCCGGCGCAGCGCGGCGGCTTTCTTCCGTGTCCGTTCCACCAGGAGGGTGTCGCTGATCGTTGCGGTGAGCACAATGGGGATCGCCGGGAATCCTCCACCGCTGCCGATGTCGAGATAACTCCTCGTCTGCGCTCGGTGGAGTTCGGTGATCGGGTAGATCGATTCCGCCGTGAGCCGCCGCAGTCCCTCGAACCGATCGCGCCCCGACGGGGCGGTCGGGGGCAATGTTTCACGTGAAACAATGTTGACCCGGCTGTTCTCCCGCGCGAGGAGCTCGAAATACGGGGTGAGCCTGTTATTAGGATCCCGTTCGCGCAGAAACGCCGCCACGTCAAGCCTGATCCCCTCGCTTGTCCCGTTCATGCCGACAGCGCCTTGTGCCTCTGAAGGTAGACCGAAAGCACCGCTACATCCCCCGGAGTGATCCCCTCGATCCGCCCCGCCTGGCCCAGCGAGGTCGGCCGAAACCGCGCCAGTTTCTCCCCAGCTTCCTTCTTAAGCCCGCTCACGCCCGCGAAATCGAAATCATCGGGAATTGTCTCCCGCTCCATGCGCCGGAATTTGTCGATTTCCCGTTGCTGCTTGTCCACGTACCCGCTGTAACGAACCACGATGGCTGCCCTCTCGAGCGCCTCCTGGTCATCCGGGAACCGGCCGGGGAACTTCCGCAGCCACGCCACCGCCTCATTAATAGAGAGCGTCGGCTGACGGAGGAGGTTGTCGAGGCTAATCGTCTCCACTCGCGTGAACCGGGCTCCTGCTTCACCGAGTTCATCCACCCGCACGCGGATCTTCGGGATCATCGCCACCACCGCATCGGTTCGGCGCTGCAGATCATCGAAACCGGCGAGTACCGTTTCCGGAATGAGACCGAACCGCCGGGCGTAGGACTGGAGCCGGTCGCGGGCGTTGTCTTCGCGGAGCGT
This genomic stretch from Candidatus Zixiibacteriota bacterium harbors:
- a CDS encoding ParA family protein gives rise to the protein MARIIAIANQKGGVGKTTTAVNLSSCLAAAELKTCLIDMDPQANSTSGFGFDKRTIETSIYDVLLGSATLREVLRETELSYLHLAPSSIALVGAEVELVSVMSRETRLRAALAPVLDDYAYILVDCPPSLGLLTVNALTAAHSVIIPVQCEYYALEGLGQLMNTIRLVQEHLNPTLQIEGALMTMYDGRLNLSRQVLDEVKKHFGGKVYDTVITRNVRLSEAPSFGKPIILYDILSTGAENYMALTREVLAR
- a CDS encoding class I SAM-dependent methyltransferase; its protein translation is MNGTSEGIRLDVAAFLRERDPNNRLTPYFELLARENSRVNIVSRETLPPTAPSGRDRFEGLRRLTAESIYPITELHRAQTRSYLDIGSGGGFPAIPIVLTATISDTLLVERTRKKAAALRRILMELQLRAEICTESFESLVLKEGSCDLITLRLVRLTDRLAARILPLLAPGGDFVYYALADISADSSRFLTRQLRFTAGGGRDFHTATIVTRKPE